The Chryseobacterium indologenes genomic sequence AGGGGCAATAATCATCTTCACTGTCCTGTTTTTCCTTGAAATCATTTCTGCCATTTTCTCTTCTGCCTGCCAGGAGCTTCCAAAAACAATTGCCTTATCATTTCCGATGAAGTCTGTAATATGGTCGACATGGTTGTCTCTTTCTCTGAGCTGTTTTACTCTGTCAAAGCGGGTATCTCCCGTTACCGAAGACTGCAACAATCCTATACTTTTTGCCAAAGCGATCGAAAACTGAGTCTGATGAAAAAACCAGTCGACATTCTTCTTAAGCTGCTTTACAAACCACTTTCCGTAAGAAGTGAAAAAGGACTGCCTTTCATAAAATAAGGCAGAAATAACATAAATCTTTGTATTCCTGTTTTTAAGAGCTGCTAGAAGATTATACCAGTAATCATACTTCACCGTAAAAAATAGTTCAGCATTGAATTGTGTTATAAATTCGTTTATTATACTCTTTTTATCAAAAGGTAAATAGCAGATAACATCTGCAATATGTTTTTTCTTAACAACATTTTCATATCCTGAAGGAGAAAAGAAAGTAACAAGAATTTTATGCTCCGGAAAATGATCTTTCAGCCTTTCCAGCACAGGTAATCCCTGCTCGTATTCTCCGAGACTGGCTGCATGCATCCAAATTACCCTGTCTTTTTGAGTAAATACTGCTTTAACCTTCTCTAAAGACCGCTCTCTCCCTTCAACTCCTTTTTAGTTTTATCATTAAATAATGAAAAAACCTTCATCCCGAAGATAAGGAGAGTAACAAACAGATTGTAGATAAAAGCCATTGCGGGAACTATTAAATCAGAATTACAGAACGCTTTTTAACACCCTAAGCTTGTGGGTATGCTTATTCATCTCTTTGTTGAAAATACCTGTTGAATCCAGCGTATCGATTCTTACTTTTCCCGATGCATGAATAATTTTCTGATTCTCCAACATAATACCCACGTGGATAATCTTACCGTCTGCATTTTCAAAGAAAGCCAGATCTCCTGGTTTGGTTTCTTCTACAAAAGTAAGTGCCTCCCCTACCTCAGCCTGTTGAGAAGCATCTCTGGGAATTTTAATATCATGAACTTTATACACCAATTGAGTGAAACCGGAGCAGTCTACAGCAAAAAAACTTTTACCACCCCATAAATAAGGCACGTTAAGGAATTCTTTTGCAGTGAGAGCAATACTTTCACGGATATCATGACTCCTCTTCGAAGCTACGACCGGAAATTCTACTTCAGAGCCTATTGAAAGCAGGGTTTTACCGTCATTCATTAGTACTGAAGAAAAATCTTCTGTCACTACCGTTACTTTTCTCCTGGCTAGTTCTTCATCAGTTACTGGCTTCAGCTGTTTGGTATCCATCCATCCTTCATAGCCGTCATAATGCATTTTTATTTTGGTCCAGTTTTTATCTACTTCCAGAATATCTGCGCTTTCTCCAAACAATATTTCCGTAACGATTTCTGCCCGGTCAGAATTTTCTGCACGAACCGGCGCTACTGTAACTATACAAATTCCTTTATTCATCAACTCTAAATTTAATGATTGAATAATTTAAAGATTAAAAATTGAAAACTGTGAACTGCTTTCATCGTTTTAATCTCTGAATATTTTAATTACTTCCTTCGAAGGAAGTTTACTCCATCACGCAAAGGTAAAATAAGATTTTCAAAATCTTCATCTTTTGCCGCTAAATCGTTTAGCTCCTTAATCGACTGTGTAGATTTTAATTTGGGATTTTCTTCCAGTACTTTCCCATACCATAAAACATTATCAAAAAGAATCACGGATCCAGATTTTGTTCTCGGTTTTATCAGTTTGAAATATTCCGCATAATTTTCTTTATCTGCATCTACAAAAATGAGGTCAAAGAACTCATCAGTTTCTTTTAAAAATTCTTTAGCATCCTGCAACTTAAAATCAATTTGACTGGCATATTCGCTGGTCTCAAAATATTTTTTCGGAAGATAGGCGAGATCCTCATTGACGTCAAGGGTGGTAATTTTGCCGTCCTTTGATAAACCTGAAGCAAGACATAAAGTGGCATATCCTGTAAATGTTCCTATTTCAAGAACATTTTTGGGCTGCATCATCTGGGAAATAATCGTCAGCAATCTCCCCTGCTGATATCCCGAAATCATATGGGGTTGTGTGGTTTTTTGGTAAGTTTCCCTTCTCAGCTTTTTCAGAATATCTGATTCTGAAGAAGCATGTGCTTCCAAATATCTATCCATTTCAGGATTCTTTTCTTCAAAAAAGCTCATACAATTTTAATTTAAACAAATTTACGGATTTTAAAACTTCTTTTTAAACATGCGGTTTCCGTCCTGCAATAGGATAAAAAAAAGAGAGAAATGAATCTCTCTCTTCCTGAATCTATTTATTCTGATGCAAACCATCATTATATAGCAATACAATACTGCCCTCTTCCAGGACACGCCCATCCCGGGCAACAATCAGTTCTCTTCTGACAAATAATAACGGGATTACATTCCAATGCTGCACCCTGAACATTTTTCATTGCTGTTCTGGAAAGTTTTTTTAGATTTTTCATAATTATTTTGATTTAGTATTAATTTCCTACTCTTTAAGATTTTCGGATACCTCTTTGTTGATATTTCCTTTTACGGAGACTTAAATATACACATTCTTTTATTAATCAACGAATTATATTCACAATAAACCTAGCAATATAACGTACCGTATTTTCCCGATATAAAATACCGTGAAAATACGGATGGTATTTTTGTGGTATTAGGGATAATTTTGCAACAGAAACAGGGTAAAAACACTAGGAAAACTAAAATGATTGCAGGAGAAAAGCAAACTAACCGTGAGAATCAAAAAAGAATGTACCGAAAGGTCATATACTTTCTCCTGCGCCTAAAAACAAGACAGAAATATCCAATTCATTTTTACAAAGAATTATTTCTCTCTTGAGAAAGGAAGAATTAATCTGATTAAAAATAAATCCCGAATCTCCTTGGGATTTATTTTTTTTATTCATTGAACCTCCTTTAAGCAATCTCAAGAATAGGAAGTCCGGAATATTTCTCAGGGACAGGCATTTAGATCACCTTTCGATTGGGTTTGTTTTAATGCATCTTCTCCATTTTCTAAAATCTTATTAGTTCTATATTGAATATAGAGAACTTTTTCTAAAATTTACAAAACAGATCATTATAAAAAAAGATCCTGAAAAATCGGGATCTTTTCTACCATATTAAAGTATACAGTATTTATTTTTTAGGAGCAATGTCCATCAGTTTCATAAACTCATCAAGTTTAGGCATTATGATGATTTCTGTTCTTCTGTTTTCCGCTCTACCTGAAACGCTCATATTAGTCGCTTTAGGATTGTATTCTGAACGACCACCTGCTGTAATTCTCGCAGGATCTACTCCAAATTGAGTCTGAAGAACTTTAGCAACAGATGTACCTCTCAATGCAGAAAGATCCCAGTTGTCTCTCGGAAGATTTACAGAATTTAAAGGTGCGTTATCTGTGTTACCTTCAATCAATACGGAGTATTTATCGTAATCGTTGATCACTTTTGCTACTTTACCCAGAACTTCCTGAGCAGCAGGCAGGATGTTATAATCTCCGGTTTTGTACAACATTTTATCAGAAAGAGAGATCATTACCACTCCTTTTAATACTTTTATCTGTACATCCTCATCAGAGACATTATCTAAAGATCTCTTCAGCTTATTAGACAAAGCAAGATTCAAGCTATCGTTTTTAGCATTGCTGGAGATCAATTGTTTGATATATGAATTCGAAGCATTGATTTCTCCTACCAATTTATCAATATTAGCAGAACTTTTCCCCGTATTTGAAAGACAGGCATCAAGTGATGATTTTAAAGCATCGTGCTGACTTTTTAATAAATTGTTCTCACCCGCCAATGCAGAGTTTTGAGATTTCAAATCCTGGATTTCTCTTTGTCTTTCACCAATGTTTTCGATACACTGCTTATAGTTTGTGCTCAATGCATCATATTGCTTCTTGCTCACACAAGATGTCATTCCTAACGCCATTGCAGAAACTGCTAAAATTTTTAAAATCTTCATAAATAATCATTTTTAGACCAATCAAAGTTAGGAAAATTCAATTGAATTATATAGGTTATCTTTGCATAAAAGAAATTCTCAACATCGATGTTGGAAAAATCAAGCTTTATCAATCAACTAAAAAATCTCGTTCACCAGCCGGAAAAACAAAGATTTCTTCTGGCGGTAAGCGGCGGGGCAGACTCTATGGTTTTAGCCTCTCTCTTTAAGGATTCAAGAGATGAAATGCAAGGTGCCAGATACGAATTTCAGGTCGCCCATATCAATTATAAACTTCGTGGCGAAGATTCGGATCTTGACCAGAAAGTTGTGGAGGATTTCTGTGAGAAAAATCATGTGAAATTTCATCTGTATGAAGTTTCAGAAAAGGATAAAAAACCGGAAAATTCCATTCAGCTCTGGGCACGAGAACTTCGGTATGCATTTTTTAAAGAAATTCAGGAAAAGGAAAATTTATCTTTTCTGGTTACTGCGCACCATCTCAATGACCAATTGGAAACGTTCATTATAAACTTATCCAAAGCTGCTGGAATACATGGTTTGAGTGGCATTCCTTCTCATGAAAACAATATCCTCAGACCGCTTTTGCCTTTTTCAAAGGAAGACATCTACAGGTTTGCAGAGAGTAACCAAATTCTGTTCAGAGAGGATCTTTCGAATAAAAAAAGTGATTATCTACGGAATAAGATCAGAAATGAGATCGTACCCAAGCTGCTGGAAACAAACGGTCATTTTCTGGAAAACTTTAAAAAAAGCACAGAATATCTGAATCAAACCAAAGATTTTGTTCAAAAACAAATGCTGGAAGTAGAAAAAAGGCTTACCCTATTTAACCCTGGCCATAAAATCTTATCAAAGGAAAAGCTGGATCAGGAAAGTGATTTCGTCAAATTTGAGATTTTAAAAAAATACGGGTTCAACCGGGAAGAAGAAATTCCTAAAATTTTCAAGGCTGAAAATAACAGTTCTTTTTTTTCCAAAGACTATCGATTGATTGTCAATAGGGATGAGTTAATCTTTACTGAAAGAGAAATGACTCAGAATGCGGAGAACGAAATTATTCTGATCGACCAGTTTGATTTTTCTGAGATCGGGATTAATGTCAATCTTCGAGACTCTATTGAACACATTGAAGGAATCAATAAGGAGTTTGAATGGAATTTTGATGCTGAAAAACTACACTTCCCCTTGCGTTTAAGAAAGCAACAGGATGGAGATGAATTTTATCCTGCAGGTTTTTCAGGGAAAAAGAAAGTTTCTAAGTTTTTTAGGGACGAAAAATTATCTATTTTAGCGAGGCAAAAAATCTGGATACTGTCTGACAGTCATAATTCCGTTCTTGGCGTTATCCCTCTCAGACAAGACAGAAGATATACAAAGGATGAGAAGACAAAATGGAATCTCAAAATTTTTAATGAAACGAAAAAATGAAATTTAGAAATTGGTTTTTATTAATTCTACTATTTTTAGCGACAGGAATTAATGCACAGATAAAAAATCCTGTAAAATTTAAATTCACGGTGAACGACCTGGGAAACAACCAGTATGAAGCTGTTTTGAATGCCACCATGGAAAGCGGCTGGCATATTTATTCTAAAGATCTTCCGGAAGATACAGGAATCCCTACGGAATATAAAGTTTCCGGGAAAAATATTGAACTGATCGGAAAGTTTACAGAGGTTGGTAAAAAACATGAGGAATTTTCCGAAGCATTTGGAGGAACCATTGTTTTCTATTCTAATACGGCAGGCTTTAAACAAAAATTCAAACTAAAAGATCCGACAAAACCTGCGGACGTCACTTCTGAAATCACCTACCAGACCTGTGATGACAGAGTATGCCTGGCTCCCAATACACTGGAGTTCAATCAAAAAGTGACGCCAAAAGGGGCTACAGAAGAAGCCACGACTGATGAAAAAACAGAACCTGCAAAGGATTCTGCTAAAGCCGTTGAAACTGTTAGCGAAAATCCTGTAAAGCAAGAAATTACAGTAGCAGAAGGATCAAAACTTGACCCTAAACAACTGAAAATTCAAACGATAGATTTCAAAAACCCGTTAACCGACTGTGGTACCGCTTCTGCTAAAGTGGAAGAAAACTACTGGACCTATTTGTTTTTAGGTTTTATCGGAGGGTTGATCGCCTTATTAACACCTTGCGTTTTCCCTATGATTCCGTTAACGGTTTCTTTCTTTACCAAAGGAAGTAAAGACAAGGCAAAAGGAAAGAGAGATGCTCTTATCTATGGCTTCTTCATCCTTCTTATTTTCGTTCTGCTAAGTATTCCGTTCCACATTATTGACGGGATTGCCGGAAATATTTTCAACGAGATTTCCACCAGTGTCTGGCTGAATATTGCCTTCTTTATCATATTCATTTTCTTCGCCGGAAGTTTCTTCGGATATTACGATATTACACTCCCCAGTTCAATTGCCAATAAATCCTCAAAAGCAGAGGAAGCAGGCGGGATCATTGGAATCTTCTTTATGGCATTGACTCTGGTAATCGTTTCCTTCTCTTGTACGGGGCCTATCCTGGGAAGTTTATTAGGAAGTGCTGTTACTGGATCATCCAACGTTCCGATGTTATTAACGTTTGCTTTAGCAGGTTTCGGGTTGGCATGGGCAATTGTTTTCGGACTTTTGGCATTATTCCCTCAGGCGCTACAGAGTCTTCCAAAATCAGGAGGATGGATGAATACGGTAAAAGTTGTATTAGGGTTCGTGGAATTGGCACTAGCCTTAAAATTCTTATCAAAAGCAGATCTTGTATCAAAAACATTCTTCTTAAAAAGAGAGCTTTTCATTGCAATCTGGATCATTATTGCACTGGGATTGGCTTTATACTTATTCGGGGTGATCAGATTCCCGCATGATGATAAAAAACCTAAAATTTCAATCACCAGAAAAATCCTGGGTGTCCTTGGATTTGGTTTTGTGATTTATCTGATTCAGGGATTAATTCCTTCAGACCGTCCGAAACTTCAGTTACTAAGCGGAATTCTCCCTCCTTTGAACGTAAGTTATTTCCATGATGAGAAAGACGGTATTCTCGGAATGCATCCTGAGCACGATTTCTTCACAGCGATTGAGCTGGCAAAAAAGAAAACAAACCTATTCTTATCGACTTTACGGGGTACGGGTGTGAAAACTGCAGAAAGATGGAAGAATTTGTATGGAGCGAAGCGGATATCCTGCCGATCCTTCAGAATGACGTTGTATTGGCTTCCTTATATGTAGATGACAAGGAAGAGCTTCCGGAAGATCAGAAAACAAAAATAGACCTTGGGGAAGGACAGATTAAAAAGGTTAAAACGATTGGTGACCGATGGAGTTTATTCCAACAGGTTAACTTTAACAATAACTCACAACCTCATTATGTTTTAATAACTCCGGATGGAAAAGTAATCAATACACCGGTTTCCGGCTACATGCCTAAAGAGGATTTCAAAAAATTCTTAGAATGTGGTGTGAATTATTACAAGAAAAACAAATAAAATATTTACTTCAAAATAAGAAAGCCTTATCACTCAGTTGATAAGGCTTTTTTCTTATAGCGATTTAACACTATTTAAGGTTAACATAATAATAAAAACAACAAACTATTACCATTTAACAAGTTTAGGTATAAACTTTGTATCAATTCCTCAAAACTGCGATCGGGTTTTTATATTTTCATCGAATACCGTTTAACCATTTAAAAACATTAATCATGGCAGAAGTAATTGCACAAGAAAAGCAAGGGGGCAGACAAAAAAGAAACTTATCAGAATCGATATGACCCCTATGGTAGACCTGGGATTTCTACTTATCACTTTCTTTATGTTTACCACTAATTTTACAAAACCTAATGTAATGGACCTGGGGCTTCCGGCAAAAAATCCCGACTCTAAAGTAATTAATGAAAACGTAATTAAGGATAAAAACCAGGTAACCTTTATCCTGGGAAAAGACAATCGTATATTTTATCATCAAAGCAACGCTAAAGATTTAAATACAGGCAATCTCAACGAGACTGATTTCAGTGGGATAAAAGTTTCCAAAATCATTTCTGAAGCCTACCAAAATGCTCCGAATAAGGAAATTTTCACAATAATCATTAAACCTACAGATGAATCCAACTACAAAAATTTTGTGGATATGCTGGATGATATAGCGATTGCCAAAAAGGAACGCTATGGAGTCACTGATATCAAACCCTGGGAAACAAAAATTTATAAAGAGTTAGTTCAATAAAGGAAGGCCTTCTCAATTTTGAGAGGGCTTTTTTGTATAATTTTCCTGCTGGGAAGTATTCCTCTTTTTTGTTTACATTTGAAAGGAGAATTCCGGACATCTTATTTTATTGGTACGGGATTCTCTTAACCTTCTATAAAAATTGAAATTATGCTAAATTTTGAGAGAACAGGAAACGGACGAGAAACATTGGTATTGCTTCATGGTTTTATGGAAAACCTATCCATCTGGAGTGATATGGAACATCATCTTTCCAAAGATTTTAGCCTTTTAAAAATTGACCTTCCCGGTCATGGTCAATCTGAAATTTTCGGAGAAGTTCATACCATGGAACTGATGGCAGAAGAAGTTAAAAAAGTTTTAGACAGCCAACATTTGCAAAAAATACATCTGCTGGGCCATTCTATGGGAGGCTACGTATCCCTGGCATTTGCTGAAAAATATCCTGATACGTTAAAAAGCCTTACCTTATTTTTCTCAACCTATTTTCCGGATGATGAGGAAAAGAAGCAGCAACGTATCAAAAGCTACAGAATCATCAAAGATGCTTTTGCCCACTATGCCAGAGCCGGAATTCCCAACCTATTTAACCCCAACGAAAGAGATATCCTGGAAGGAAAAATTGAAACAGCACTGGAAACAGCACTTTCCACAAACAATATGGGAGCATTAGCTTGTGTAAAAGGAATGGTAGAAAGAACTGACAAGCAGCATATCATGCAAAATCTGGAAGCTAAGATTTTAGTATTGGCAGGAAAACACGATAATGCAGTGAAAACAGATGTCACGATCAAAAATTTACCAGACAGAACAAACATCAAATCATATATTTTAGACTGCGGACATAACGGGCATTGGGAAAAACCGGGCATCTGTGCCGAAATTATCAACACCGAGCTTTTGCATAATCTCCCTAAAAAACTGGTACTTTAGAAAATTATGAGAATTACGATATCTTCACTACTATTACTCGCGTTTCTAAGCTGTAAGAAAGAAAGTAATCCGACAGCCGGTTCGATTCAGACAGATACGGTTGCCTCAAAAGCAATCGTAACGGCGGATACTGTGAAATCCAATACTCCTAAAGAAGAGATATTTCATTTTGTTACGGAGCTATGCGATAACAAAGGGCATTATGATGCCAATACATATTCAAGAGAAGAAATTGAAGGCACTTATGCTCTCTGGTATACTCTGAGCGGCACTTTACTGGATACCCCTTCCGTTTTTGATCTTAATAACTTACAGTTGGTAAGACGTGATAAAGACAAAATCCTTGCAAAACTTGATAAAGATTTCAGCGATAAGAAAAAGCTTATTCAGAACCTGAAGGTAGTAAATGTTCCGTACTGGCAAAATATAAAAAAGATGAAGTACGAAGCCCTCCTCCAGCAATATGCCATGGAAAAAATGCAGGTTTCAGCTTATTCCGATCCTGCTGTGCTTCTTACAGGCAAAAACTGCCAGAACTTTTCGAAGGCTTTAAATTCAGGTGACGATGAGATGGTTCGGGAATGGAGAAAGCTCCGGGAGGAAATGAGCAGACGAAATTCTAATCCGCAACGCATTATGAATGAATTTAACAATCATTTGAATTCGCCGGATAAAAGAGACTATGCCATTATTGACCTTATTACTTTTGGCTGGGGAAATTGTGCCAATGACGAGATTCCCAATCCTCTTCACGATGAAAAGATGAGCAAGGAATTTGAAAACCTTTTCTTAAAAATCGATGCTGAATGTGATGAGCCATAGCCGTTTGTAACAAATCCAGTATATTAGTCAAGGATTATTTTAAAAAATGGGTTTATTTTCGTTCAAAAAAAGCAACCAAAGGTTATCGGACTGACACTTTCAGGCGGAGGAATGCGTGGAATTGCCCATATTGCTGTACTGAAAGCTTTGGAGGAATATAATCTTAAGCCTCAGATTATTTCAGGAACAAGCGCAGGTTCTATTATTGGCGCTTTCTATTCGTTTGGGAAAACGCCGGATGAAATGATGGAAATCGTGAAGGAAACTTCTTTTTTCTCAAGATCAGCATTAAAATTATCCAAAAACGGAATTTTCAGCTCCAGTTTTATTTTAAAACTTTTCAAAGACTATTTTCCTGAGGATAATTTTAATATTCTTAAAATCCCTGTTTACGTAACGGCCACGGAAATGACGCATGGTATTGTAGATTTCTTTTCTGAGGGCGAACTTTTTGCCCCATTACTGGCATCATCAAGTGTTCCATTCATTCTTCCTCCGGTAAGGATGGGAGACAAAATATATGTAGACGGAGGTGTTTTAGATAATTTACCCATTGAACCTATCATTGACAAATGTGATTTCCTGATCGCATCTCATGTCAATTCCATCAGTTATGATGAATTAAACAAAATGAGCCTGATGAAGGAATTCGACAGAATCCTCCACTTGGCGATTGCAAAATCGGTATATTCAAAAGTAAAATACTGCGATCTGTTTCTTGATCCGCCAAAAATGACCAAATTCAGCCTTTTCAACAAGAAATACATGAACGAGATGTTTCAGCAGGTGTATGAGTACACTTGTGCAGAGCTGGAGCTTAAAGGATATCGTAAAAGTTCCGGAACTGAAGCATCAGAGTAGTAAAATCAATGTACAAAACATCAATTCAATCTCTTTGCTTTTATAATTTTTCGTCAGCTAATCTGTTTTTGAAAACTTCGATAGTTCCCGTCAAAGAATCATTGGATTTTCCTCCTGCCGCATTGATGTGGCCTCCTCCGTTAAAATATTTTCTGGAGAATTGGTTTACATCCACATCATCTTTACTTCTGAACGAAATTTTAACAAAATCTTCATACAGATCTTCCATAAAGAAGGCAGACATTTTGACTCCCGCAATACTCAAACCATAATTGACAAAGCCTTCTGTATCTCCTTTCTGGAAACCAAACTCTTTAAGTTCATTCCTTGTGAGGCTTAATATCGCTACCGTCCCCTCATTCACCACTTCAATTCTTCCCAACACTAAGGCCAGAAGATGAAGTCTTGAAACAGTATTGGTATCCCAGGTATTGGAAGTGATCATGGCAGGATCAGCTCCATTTTCAATAAGGTTGGCAATTATTCTGTGGGTAGTGGCACTGGTAGAACGAAAACGGAAACCTCCGGTATCTGTCATAATACCGGTATAAAGACATTCTGCAATATCCTGATTTACCAATTTTTCATCTTCCAACGCTTCAATGAAATGGTATATCATCTGCGATGTAGCAGGAATTACCGTATCGGAATACACAAAATCAAATTTTTCCGGCTGCTGATGGTGATCAATAAGAATTTTCTTCCCTGATGCCTTTACCAACCAGTCTCCCAACAATCCGATCCTTGACGGAGAATTAAAATCCAAACAGAAAATCACATCTGCAGCAGCAATCATATCGGCAGCCAGCTTTCTTTTGTATTCGGCAATGATTACCTTTTTAGATTCCGGCATCCATTTCAGAAATTTAGGAAAATCATTCGGGACAATGACTTCTGCAAAGATTCCTTTTGCTTTCAGATAATGTTTTAATCCCAGACTGGAACCGATAGCATCCCCATCCGGATTATAATGGGTAAGAATAACTATTTTGTTTTCCGGTGTAAGTAATGTATTGATATCTAAAAGTTCTGCTGGTGTAAACATCTTGTGTTCCTTTTCGTTAAAATTTAAGTTTTCAAAGATAGAGCTTTTATATAAATCATTTACATATTATTTTTGCACAGAGAATTGGGTTTCTCATCAGGGTTTTAAAATGTTTGATTAAAAAACATTTCAAATATTTTCAAAAAAAGATAATTAAAGTTTGTATCTTATAAAAAATTCTATATCTTTGCAACCTGAAAATTAATAGATTAATTACGATTTAAACATATAGTAATGAGTAAAAGAACATTCCAGCCATCAGAAAGAAAGAGAAGAAACAAACACGGTTTCAGAGAAAGAATGTCTACGCCAAATGGAAGAAGAGTTTTGGCTGCGAGAAGAGCTAAAGGCAGAAAGAGTTTAACTATTAGTGCAGCACGCGCTAAGAGATAATCTTTTTATTATCATATACAAATCATGCTTGAGAAGTTGCTTTTCAAGCATTTTTTGTTGTTAAAATTTACTAAAATTTAGGTTGTATAGGCATCTTTTTTCTATTTTTAAAATTTGAAAAATTTTTGTTAGAAACAGCCTTTAAAATTAAATTATGCCACATACAAATATCTCCGGTGACAATATTATAAGTTTACAACACGCTAAAATTGCACAAAAAAACTTTACTGTTCTTTCTGATGTGAATCTAAATATTAAAAAAGGTAGATTCTGCTATCTTATCGGAAAAACAGGTTCCGGAAAAAGCTCCCTTCTGAAGACGCTTTACGGGCATATTCCTTTAGCATCAGGACATGGAGCCGTTGTAGGGTTTGACCTGGCAAAACTTAAACCTTCGGATATTCCCAATCTCCGAAGAAAACTGGGGATTGTATTTCAGGATTTCCAGTTGCTTTCAGACAGAACTGTTGAAAAAAACCTAAAGTTTGTGCTTGAAGCAACCGGATGGAGCGACAAAGTGAAAATGGAAGACCGCATCAATGACGTTCTGGGAAGCGTGAACATGAAAAGCAAAAAGCACAAAATGCCGCACGAACTTTCAGGGGGAGAACAACAGCGTATTGCCATCGCAAGAGCACTGCTTAATCATCCTGACCTTATTCTGGCAGATGAGCCGACAGGAAATCTTGACCCTGAAACGTCCAACGAAATTATGACGCTATTAAAGCAGGTTGCCCTTGAAAACGGAGCTGCAGTAGTAATGGCAACACATGATTATCACATGATTCAAAATTTCCCGGGGGAAGCGATCAGATGTGAAGATGGAAAGGTATCTGTGCTGGATACTGCCGAACTATTTGAATAAAAAAGTGACCTAAAACTGATCACCTGTCTATTTAAAAACATGAAACTCTTTTGTGAGTTCAAGATATGGGTCCGAGTATTGTCTCGGACTTTTTTCTATAATAAACTCAGCTTCTTCCAACATTCTTTCTTTCAACGAAAATTCCAGAACAAGTCTTTTAACCTTAGAGTTTTCAATTCCGGTGATATTAATTCTGCGATGTAAAAACAGTGCGTGTTTTTCAGCCAACGAAATAAAGACCTCTCCGGCTTCAGCCG encodes the following:
- a CDS encoding C40 family peptidase, which gives rise to MNKGICIVTVAPVRAENSDRAEIVTEILFGESADILEVDKNWTKIKMHYDGYEGWMDTKQLKPVTDEELARRKVTVVTEDFSSVLMNDGKTLLSIGSEVEFPVVASKRSHDIRESIALTAKEFLNVPYLWGGKSFFAVDCSGFTQLVYKVHDIKIPRDASQQAEVGEALTFVEETKPGDLAFFENADGKIIHVGIMLENQKIIHASGKVRIDTLDSTGIFNKEMNKHTHKLRVLKSVL
- a CDS encoding OmpA family protein produces the protein MKILKILAVSAMALGMTSCVSKKQYDALSTNYKQCIENIGERQREIQDLKSQNSALAGENNLLKSQHDALKSSLDACLSNTGKSSANIDKLVGEINASNSYIKQLISSNAKNDSLNLALSNKLKRSLDNVSDEDVQIKVLKGVVMISLSDKMLYKTGDYNILPAAQEVLGKVAKVINDYDKYSVLIEGNTDNAPLNSVNLPRDNWDLSALRGTSVAKVLQTQFGVDPARITAGGRSEYNPKATNMSVSGRAENRRTEIIIMPKLDEFMKLMDIAPKK
- the tilS gene encoding tRNA lysidine(34) synthetase TilS — protein: MLEKSSFINQLKNLVHQPEKQRFLLAVSGGADSMVLASLFKDSRDEMQGARYEFQVAHINYKLRGEDSDLDQKVVEDFCEKNHVKFHLYEVSEKDKKPENSIQLWARELRYAFFKEIQEKENLSFLVTAHHLNDQLETFIINLSKAAGIHGLSGIPSHENNILRPLLPFSKEDIYRFAESNQILFREDLSNKKSDYLRNKIRNEIVPKLLETNGHFLENFKKSTEYLNQTKDFVQKQMLEVEKRLTLFNPGHKILSKEKLDQESDFVKFEILKKYGFNREEEIPKIFKAENNSSFFSKDYRLIVNRDELIFTEREMTQNAENEIILIDQFDFSEIGINVNLRDSIEHIEGINKEFEWNFDAEKLHFPLRLRKQQDGDEFYPAGFSGKKKVSKFFRDEKLSILARQKIWILSDSHNSVLGVIPLRQDRRYTKDEKTKWNLKIFNETKK
- a CDS encoding patatin-like phospholipase family protein, whose protein sequence is MRGIAHIAVLKALEEYNLKPQIISGTSAGSIIGAFYSFGKTPDEMMEIVKETSFFSRSALKLSKNGIFSSSFILKLFKDYFPEDNFNILKIPVYVTATEMTHGIVDFFSEGELFAPLLASSSVPFILPPVRMGDKIYVDGGVLDNLPIEPIIDKCDFLIASHVNSISYDELNKMSLMKEFDRILHLAIAKSVYSKVKYCDLFLDPPKMTKFSLFNKKYMNEMFQQVYEYTCAELELKGYRKSSGTEASE
- a CDS encoding biopolymer transporter ExbD, coding for MTPMVDLGFLLITFFMFTTNFTKPNVMDLGLPAKNPDSKVINENVIKDKNQVTFILGKDNRIFYHQSNAKDLNTGNLNETDFSGIKVSKIISEAYQNAPNKEIFTIIIKPTDESNYKNFVDMLDDIAIAKKERYGVTDIKPWETKIYKELVQ
- a CDS encoding bifunctional oligoribonuclease/PAP phosphatase NrnA yields the protein MFTPAELLDINTLLTPENKIVILTHYNPDGDAIGSSLGLKHYLKAKGIFAEVIVPNDFPKFLKWMPESKKVIIAEYKRKLAADMIAAADVIFCLDFNSPSRIGLLGDWLVKASGKKILIDHHQQPEKFDFVYSDTVIPATSQMIYHFIEALEDEKLVNQDIAECLYTGIMTDTGGFRFRSTSATTHRIIANLIENGADPAMITSNTWDTNTVSRLHLLALVLGRIEVVNEGTVAILSLTRNELKEFGFQKGDTEGFVNYGLSIAGVKMSAFFMEDLYEDFVKISFRSKDDVDVNQFSRKYFNGGGHINAAGGKSNDSLTGTIEVFKNRLADEKL
- a CDS encoding class I SAM-dependent methyltransferase is translated as MSFFEEKNPEMDRYLEAHASSESDILKKLRRETYQKTTQPHMISGYQQGRLLTIISQMMQPKNVLEIGTFTGYATLCLASGLSKDGKITTLDVNEDLAYLPKKYFETSEYASQIDFKLQDAKEFLKETDEFFDLIFVDADKENYAEYFKLIKPRTKSGSVILFDNVLWYGKVLEENPKLKSTQSIKELNDLAAKDEDFENLILPLRDGVNFLRRK
- a CDS encoding alpha/beta hydrolase, giving the protein MLNFERTGNGRETLVLLHGFMENLSIWSDMEHHLSKDFSLLKIDLPGHGQSEIFGEVHTMELMAEEVKKVLDSQHLQKIHLLGHSMGGYVSLAFAEKYPDTLKSLTLFFSTYFPDDEEKKQQRIKSYRIIKDAFAHYARAGIPNLFNPNERDILEGKIETALETALSTNNMGALACVKGMVERTDKQHIMQNLEAKILVLAGKHDNAVKTDVTIKNLPDRTNIKSYILDCGHNGHWEKPGICAEIINTELLHNLPKKLVL